The proteins below come from a single Hyphomicrobium denitrificans ATCC 51888 genomic window:
- the leuB gene encoding 3-isopropylmalate dehydrogenase: MTTHSLLLLPGDGIGVETIAEVERLIAFFNAKSNTARFHVERDLVGGAAYDAHGVAVTDEAMDKAQKADAVMFGAVGGPKWASVPYQHRPEAGLLRLRKDLDLFANLRPAICYPALADASSLKRELVEGLDIMIVRELTGGVYFGEPKEIVTLENGEKRAVDTQLYTTHEIERITKVAFDLAKKRRNLVHSAEKHNVMRTGVLWKQVTTDVHKSYAPDVKLEHILADNCAMQLIRNPKQFDVIVTDNLFGDVLSDEAAMMTGSLGMLPSASLGAPDPKTGRRKALYEPVHGSAPDIAGQGLANPIATIASFGMALRYSFDMGKEADLVDQAIARVLDKGLRTGDIMQPGMTKVGTSDMGKAVETELRALTV, from the coding sequence ATGACCACGCATTCGCTTTTGCTTCTGCCCGGCGACGGGATCGGCGTCGAGACGATCGCCGAGGTCGAACGGCTGATCGCCTTCTTCAACGCCAAAAGCAACACGGCGCGCTTTCACGTCGAGCGCGATCTCGTCGGCGGCGCGGCCTATGACGCGCACGGTGTCGCGGTCACCGACGAAGCGATGGACAAGGCCCAGAAAGCCGACGCCGTGATGTTCGGCGCCGTCGGCGGACCGAAGTGGGCCAGCGTTCCCTACCAGCATCGCCCCGAAGCGGGCCTTCTCCGCCTGCGCAAGGATCTCGATCTCTTCGCCAATCTTCGTCCCGCCATCTGCTACCCGGCGCTGGCGGACGCATCGAGCCTGAAGCGCGAACTCGTCGAAGGCCTCGACATCATGATCGTTCGCGAGCTGACGGGCGGCGTCTACTTCGGCGAGCCGAAGGAAATCGTGACGCTCGAGAATGGCGAAAAGCGCGCCGTCGACACCCAGCTCTACACGACGCATGAAATCGAGCGCATCACCAAGGTCGCGTTCGATCTCGCAAAGAAACGCCGCAACCTCGTCCATTCGGCGGAAAAGCACAACGTGATGCGGACCGGCGTGCTCTGGAAACAGGTCACGACCGACGTGCACAAGTCCTACGCGCCGGACGTCAAGCTCGAGCACATTCTGGCCGACAACTGCGCCATGCAGCTCATCCGCAATCCGAAGCAGTTCGACGTCATCGTCACCGACAACCTCTTCGGCGACGTGCTGTCGGATGAAGCCGCGATGATGACCGGCTCGCTCGGCATGCTGCCGTCGGCCTCACTCGGCGCGCCCGATCCCAAGACCGGACGCCGCAAAGCCCTTTATGAACCCGTGCACGGCTCGGCGCCCGATATCGCCGGTCAGGGCCTCGCCAATCCGATCGCGACGATCGCGTCGTTCGGCATGGCGCTGCGTTATTCCTTCGACATGGGCAAGGAAGCCGATCTCGTCGACCAGGCGATCGCGCGCGTTCTCGACAAGGGCCTGCGCACCGGCGACATCATGCAGCCCGGCATGACGAAGGTCGGAACGAGCGACATGGGCAAGGCCGTCGAAACCGAGCTTAGAGCGCTCACAGTCTGA
- a CDS encoding DUF4337 domain-containing protein, with amino-acid sequence MAFEELGRDADRENSKGRDKLVGVYIAILAVILAICSLGGSNAQQDATQQNIAASNVWAFFQAKNARRQALRLHADEFEVMLKATPAMPDDARKSIEEKVASYKELDKSLTSDPKSGEGLDELFNKGKSLEADRDQSLQRGPYFDYGQALLQIAIVLASVAIISGGNLVLLASFFLGALGSAATLGGFTLAFPLPFAG; translated from the coding sequence ATGGCGTTTGAAGAACTCGGGCGGGATGCCGATCGCGAGAACTCAAAAGGCCGCGACAAGCTCGTCGGCGTCTATATCGCCATCCTCGCCGTCATTCTTGCGATCTGCAGCCTCGGCGGCAGCAACGCCCAACAGGATGCCACCCAGCAGAACATCGCCGCTTCGAACGTCTGGGCCTTCTTCCAGGCGAAGAACGCGCGCCGCCAAGCGCTCAGACTGCACGCCGACGAATTCGAGGTGATGCTGAAAGCGACGCCCGCAATGCCGGACGACGCCCGAAAATCCATCGAAGAAAAGGTTGCGAGCTACAAAGAGCTGGACAAATCTCTGACGAGCGACCCGAAAAGCGGCGAGGGTCTCGACGAGCTGTTCAACAAGGGCAAATCGCTCGAAGCCGATCGCGATCAATCTCTTCAGCGCGGACCCTACTTCGACTACGGGCAGGCCTTGCTGCAGATTGCGATCGTCCTCGCTTCCGTCGCGATCATTTCCGGCGGAAACCTGGTCCTGTTGGCGAGCTTCTTCCTCGGGGCTCTCGGAAGCGCGGCAACGCTCGGCGGCTTTACGCTTGCGTTTCCACTGCCGTTCGCCGGCTGA
- a CDS encoding 2,3-bisphosphoglycerate-dependent phosphoglycerate mutase — protein sequence MTDNILVLVRHGESEWNRLNLFTGWRNPDLTEKGVIEARVAGRMIRDNGAKFDIAFTSVLKRAQHTLDIILSELDQPDVPIVRDAALNERDYGELSGLNKDEARKKWGEAQVRDWRRSYDIPPPGGESLKDTLARVRPYYDSAIWPQITQSKNVIIVAHGNSLRSLIMILEGLSGDEILQRELATGAPILYRLGADGRAIDRKDLLPARSLAAPPEDRIV from the coding sequence CTGACAGACAATATTCTCGTGCTCGTGCGCCACGGAGAGAGCGAATGGAACCGGCTCAATCTGTTCACCGGGTGGCGCAATCCGGACCTGACCGAGAAAGGCGTGATTGAAGCTCGCGTCGCCGGCCGCATGATCCGCGATAACGGTGCGAAGTTCGACATCGCATTCACCAGCGTCTTGAAGCGCGCCCAGCACACGCTCGACATCATCCTCTCCGAGCTTGATCAGCCCGACGTTCCGATCGTGCGCGATGCAGCCCTGAATGAGCGCGACTACGGTGAGCTGTCGGGATTGAACAAAGACGAAGCCCGCAAGAAATGGGGCGAGGCGCAAGTCCGCGATTGGCGCCGCTCTTACGATATCCCGCCGCCCGGCGGCGAAAGCCTGAAAGATACGCTGGCGCGCGTGCGGCCGTACTACGACAGCGCGATCTGGCCGCAAATCACCCAGAGCAAGAACGTCATCATCGTTGCTCATGGCAATTCGCTGCGTTCGCTCATCATGATACTCGAAGGGCTCAGCGGCGACGAAATCCTCCAGCGCGAGCTTGCGACCGGCGCACCAATTCTCTATCGCCTCGGAGCAGACGGCAGGGCCATCGATCGCAAGGATCTCCTGCCGGCGCGATCGCTTGCGGCCCCGCCGGAAGATCGCATCGTCTGA